In Campylobacter sp. RM16189, the DNA window AACTTGGCTATAGATATTTGTATGTTATATTTATATGATAGTTGTTGCTTTTAAATATCATATTTTCTTTAGAAGTATTAATTTGTTTTATAAAAAGCTCGCTATTATGTAGCAAATGCACAAGACTTTCATCGTAAAAGAGGCTAAAATTCTGCCATAGCTTTAAATAAGAGATATTTCTTTTTAAGCTATAAAAACATCTGCTTTAAAGGATTTATTATGGCGGTTCTTGAAAAGCTAGGGCGAAGCTATATATCTCTAATAGAGAAAAAGATATAATTATAAGAGAGTTGAGGAGATGAGATGCTAAAAATTAGATTTTTCATAAGGTATGGTCAAAAATGATAAAATGGACATTAGAAGATGATATAAACGACTATGTAAAAAAGAAACTCGAAGAATTAGGACTAGAAAAACTCAAGGACTATAATGTTGAGTCTAGTATGTCTAATTATATGAAAGAAGCACTTAGAGGCTCAGCGAAGACAAAAAACAAGACGAATTTTGGGAAGCCCGATTTTCACATAGAAAAATATAATATACCTGTAGTTTTCGAGAATAAACTTGATGGTAAAAAAATAGTTGCAGAGACTAAAGATGGCATAAAAGCAGATGAAAAATCCATAAGAGCTTACGCGGTAAACGGAGCTTTGTATTATGCTACACAGATGATCGATAGCGATAAGTATAATGAAGTAATTGCAATTGGTGTGGCAGGGAGTAGTGAGCATGATGTAGAAATAAAAATCTATTATGTTTATGGTTCTTCAATGAAATCTATCAAGTATATGGACAGATATACTACATTGGATTTTCTAGAGAACGAATCTTCCTTTGCAAATTTCTATAAAGACGCGATACTGACAGAGGAAGAAAAACACGAGCTACTGATTACAAGTAAAAAATCTTTAAATGAATATGCTACAAAATTAAATAAACTAATGCACAATCATAATATAACAGCTCCTCAACGAGTGCTGTATGTTTCAGGCATGCTTTTGTCTATGCAAGATGTCATTAACAAAAATGGACAGAAGATACAAGACGGGCTTACTCCTGATGATTTAAAGGGAGTTCAAACAGAATCCAAGAGAGATGGAAAGCTAATTGTGTCTCAAATTAAAGAGTTTTTAACTGCGAGAGATATTGATGCTGATAAAAGAGATTTGATGTTGGCTTCTTTCTCAGAAATATCAAAAGACAAACAGCGTGATGAACTCATAGAAAACCATAAGCAAGTATCAAACTTATTGGAGAAAGAAAGTAGTTGTAATAAGCAGATTTTCACATTCTTATACGAATATGTTTTTAAGCAAATTGATGCAATTGCCGGTCATATAGATATAATGGGTGAGATGTATTCCGAGTTTCTCAAATATGCTCTTGGAGATGGAAAAGAAATAGGGATTGTTTTAACACCACCCTATATTACAAAGCTAATGGCTGAAATTTTAGAAGTAACCGAAGAAAACAGAGTTATGGATCTAGCAACTGGAAGTGCAGGGTTTTTAATTAGTAGCATGGAACGTATGATTGCCTGCATTGAGCATAAGCATGGGAAAGATACTACAAAATCAAAGGATAAAATCAAAGAAATAAAAGCCGAAAGACTTTTAGGTGTAGAGCTAAACGCAGAGATGTATACTCTGGCTACTACGAATATGATATTAAGGGGTGATGGTTCAAGCAATATCCAGAAAGGGAATACATTCAAAACACCTGAAGAATTATATGTAAAATTTAAAGCCGATAGAATTCTTCTTAATCCTCCATTTAGTTATGATGAAAACGGGATGCCTTTTATCGCTTTTGGTCTTGATAAAATGCAAAAAGGCGGACTAGGGGCAATTATTATTCAAGATAGTGCTGGAAGTGGGAAAGCAGTTGAAACCAATAAAAGAATTATTAAAAGCCATAGTTTGATTGCGAGTATAAAAATGCCTATTGATTTATTCGAGCCTATGGCTACAGTTCCTACAAGCATTTATATTTTTGAAGCAGGGAAGTCACACGATTTTAATAAAACAGTAAAATTTATTGATTTCAGAAATGATGGCTATAAGAGAACTAAAAGAAAAATTCAAGAAATAGATAGAGCCACGGAAAGATACAGGGGGTTATTACAGGTCTACAAGAATGGTTTAAAAGCGAAAATAGATCAAAAACTTTGGGTTTTAGAGGATATTTATGTCGAAGATTTTATTGATGAGTCGGGAGCAGATTGGAGCTTTGATCAGCACAAAAAAATTGATACAACGGCTAACTTAGATGATTTTAAAACCGTAGTTTCTGATTATTTAGCTTGGGAAGTTGCAAAAGTATTAAAAAAAAATAAATTTAATAATTTTAAAAAAAATCAAAGCAATCGCATAGAAAAACTTGAGCGTGACTTTAAAAAATGGGTGGTACGTGGAATGTGAAGCCGGCAAAAGAACTATTTGAAATAAAAGGAAACCCTCAATTAAATAAAGACAGCTTTATTTTTACCGATAATGAGCTATACCCTTATTTTACAAGAACTGTTTTAAATAACGGTGTCTCTGGCTACGTAGAATATTTGGACGAAGATCATAAGATTAATGGCAATAGTATAGCTGTAGGGATGTTAGGAATGCAATTTTTTTATATGGAAAAAGATTTTTATGCAGGACAATTCACAAAAACAATAATCCCCAAAGTTCCATATTTTAATAAAAAAGTAGCCTTGTACTTTATTTCACTTTTAAATAAGTAT includes these proteins:
- a CDS encoding restriction endonuclease subunit S — its product is MGGTWNVKPAKELFEIKGNPQLNKDSFIFTDNELYPYFTRTVLNNGVSGYVEYLDEDHKINGNSIAVGMLGMQFFYMEKDFYAGQFTKTIIPKVPYFNKKVALYFISLLNKYQKNFQSVLVRDFEKTFYETMLRLPFLNGEICFAYMEKYIEELEAERIEELEAYLKATGLKT